A region of the Cellulomonas sp. WB94 genome:
CGGGTTGCACGTGCTCGACCAGTCGGCCGCCACCGACCAGGACTCCTACACGGTCACCCGCGAGTTCGCCGAGAAGTGGAGCCTGACCTCCATCGCCGACCTGGCGAAGGTCACCGAGCCGCTCGTGCTCGGCGGCAACTCCGAAGGCGAGAACCGTCCGAACGGCCCAGCCGGCATGAAGGCGGCCTACGGCCTGGACGTCGGCTTCACCCCGATCGAAGACGGCGGCGGGCCACTGACCGTCAAGGCGCTCAAGGACGGCACGATCAACCTGGCGATCATCTACACCGCCGACCCGTCCATCCAGAAGAGCGACCTCGTGACACTCGAGGACACCAAGGGCCTGTTCCTCGCCTCCCACGTCGTGCCGCTCGCCAGCGACGCGATCGACGAGACAGCGACCAGCGTCGTCAACAAGGTCAGCGCGGCGTTGACACCTGACGGCCTCGTCACGCTCAATGCCCGCAGCGTCGACGAACAGCTGCCCGCCGCGACCATCGCGGCCGACTGGATCAGCAAGCACGACCTCGGCTGACACCCTCCACCCGAGCACCGCGCGCCGGCACCGCTCCCGGGGTGTGAGGCAGCGTCGGTGTGCCGACCAGCTCCAGTGCGGAGTCGACGCCGTCGGGAACCAAGCGCGCACCCGTGCGGCGACGTGACCGCGGTCGACGACGGTGGTCCGCACCGTCGTAGAGAAGGACCTCGAGCCGGTCGGGCTGCCGGTCCGCGGCATCGCCGTGCCGACGGCGTCCCGGGTCAGCCCGGTGGCGGCGAACCCGAGTGCGGAGGTCCCGCCACGCACCAGAAGGGTGCGTGCGCGCTGCAGGTCCAGGCCGTCGCCGCGCCGTGGCGCACCACGTCCATCGCGCGCAAGCGCTCGACCCTCGTCTCCTGGTGAACCTCCTCCTGACGGCGTTCGGGGAACGGGACTGCGTCGGCTACGTGAAGATGCTCACTCCGCCGGGACCCACCAGGAGCCCGACGACGATGAGCACAATGCCCCAGAGGACCTGCTTGCGCACGATCGCGACGATCCCGGATATCACCAGGACTACCGCGAGGATCCACAACAGCGTTGCCACGTATCTCACCTCCTCTGCGCCGTGACCTCGTATCCCGAAAGTACCCACATGGGTAGATCGGCACCATCGCTCGCTCCCGGAGCTCGTCTAGGTCATGTCTCCCATAGGCGTGTCCAGGTGATGCAGGCGGCGAGGATGATGGCGGCGCGGTAGGTGATGGCGAGCTTGTCGTAGCGGGTGGCCAGGCCGCGCCATTGCTTGGTCAGGGCGAAGTGGCGTTCGACGACGTTGCGGCCGCGGTAGGCGGCGGTGTCGAACCCGGGTGGCCGCCCGCCTCGGGATCCGCGGCGTTTGCGGGCGGCGATCTGGTCGGACTTCTCGGGGATCACGACCGTGATCCCGCGGGCGTGCAGGGCGCGACGGTAGACCCCGGCGGTGTACGCCTTGTCCGCGAGGACCATGTCGGGTCGGGTGCGTGGGCGGCCTCCGGTCAGGCGCGGGACGCGGATGTCGGCCAGGACCGCGTCGAGCAGGGCGCCGTCGTTGCGGTGCCCGCCGGTGACCACTGCGGCCAGCGGGCGTCCTCGGCCGTCGACCGCGGCGTGGATCTTGGTGGTCAGCCCGCCGCGTGAGCGTCCGATGCCGTGACCTGCAGGTTCACATTCGCTGATCGGCAGATTCCTGTGATTCGACCTTGCCCCCTGTGTCCTGGTCGGGGCGGGTCGTGTTCGTGCCGTGCTGGTGGGCCCGGGCGATCGTCGCGTCCACCGAGACCTTCCAGTCCACCTGGCCGGCCGCGTCGGCCTCGGCCAGCAGTCGGCCCAGGACCCGGTCCCAGGTCCCGTCAGCGGCATACCGGCGGTGACGCTTCCACGCCGTCTGCCACGGTCCGAAGACCTCCCGCGGCAGGTCGCGCCACGGGATGCCGGTCCGATACCGGTAGGCGATCGCCTCGACCACCCGACGGTCATCCCCGAACGGATGACCGCGCCGCCCGCGTTCGACGGCAACAACGGCTCCACCCAAGCCCACTGCGCGTCAGAGAACACCTGATACCGAGAAGACGACGTCACGCGCACAGACTGCCGCGAGCCTCACCCCAGAGAGCATTCTGGAGGTATTCTCTGTTCGCCACTGTTCGCGTCT
Encoded here:
- a CDS encoding ABC transporter substrate-binding protein, with the protein product MNTTRTLTRVAVLATFGLALAACSSADPLTDPGATSSSRAAIVVGSQDYYSNEIVAEIYAQALEANGYTIDRQLRIGQREAYLPEIEAGTIDLFPEYTGPLLQFWEPTTTARLADDVYTALQGATPAGLHVLDQSAATDQDSYTVTREFAEKWSLTSIADLAKVTEPLVLGGNSEGENRPNGPAGMKAAYGLDVGFTPIEDGGGPLTVKALKDGTINLAIIYTADPSIQKSDLVTLEDTKGLFLASHVVPLASDAIDETATSVVNKVSAALTPDGLVTLNARSVDEQLPAATIAADWISKHDLG
- a CDS encoding GPGG-motif small membrane protein — its product is MATLLWILAVVLVISGIVAIVRKQVLWGIVLIVVGLLVGPGGVSIFT